A window from Terriglobia bacterium encodes these proteins:
- a CDS encoding DNA topoisomerase IV subunit A, with translation MAKKQAKPTKASTTTKDKKTLGSIRNLADGVVHSADRGRAPYVDIPSRSLSNVKFNQSKRIIEMGTGTNRRELFNLAQARSYMQTLLVGSGCKQLIDQGKTTSIRGLFYLLKHTIEGTSEETFDTQSECDPIIEDIEVSLDAMREELHLYAKNAGAMVGPITLVDSGDEIDCSRMGSGGYSVPSIVEQDIVQFKKSTAKFVLHVEKDTVWRRFNEDKFWKIYNCILIHGGGQPPRGVRRMLHRLHYELELPVYCLLDNDPWGYYIYSVIKQGSINLAYESRRMAIPEARFLGLRSVDYDRCKLSPSVQIRLNDQDIKRAKQIAQYPWFAKKAPWQKEIDQMLKNGFKLEVEALISKDISYVTEQYVPSRLKEGHFLD, from the coding sequence ATGGCGAAGAAACAGGCGAAACCGACCAAGGCTAGTACCACTACCAAAGACAAAAAAACCCTCGGATCGATCCGCAATCTGGCGGACGGCGTGGTCCACTCTGCCGACCGCGGCCGCGCCCCGTATGTGGATATCCCGTCGCGATCGTTGTCGAACGTCAAGTTCAACCAGTCGAAGCGCATCATCGAGATGGGAACCGGGACGAATCGCCGGGAGTTGTTCAATCTCGCTCAGGCCCGAAGCTACATGCAGACGCTGCTGGTCGGATCCGGCTGTAAACAGCTTATCGACCAGGGAAAGACAACCAGCATCCGCGGTCTCTTCTATCTGCTGAAACATACGATCGAAGGCACCAGCGAAGAAACTTTCGACACGCAGAGCGAATGCGACCCCATCATCGAAGATATCGAAGTCTCACTCGACGCCATGCGCGAAGAGCTCCATCTTTATGCCAAGAACGCCGGCGCCATGGTCGGTCCGATCACGCTGGTGGACAGCGGAGACGAAATCGATTGCTCGCGCATGGGATCGGGCGGCTACAGCGTTCCGTCGATCGTCGAGCAGGATATCGTTCAGTTCAAAAAGAGCACCGCCAAGTTTGTCCTCCACGTCGAAAAGGACACGGTATGGCGGCGCTTCAACGAGGACAAATTCTGGAAAATCTATAACTGCATTCTGATCCACGGCGGAGGCCAGCCTCCCCGGGGCGTCCGGCGAATGCTGCACCGGCTTCACTATGAACTGGAACTTCCGGTTTATTGCCTGCTCGATAACGATCCATGGGGATACTACATCTACAGCGTTATCAAGCAGGGCTCGATCAACCTCGCCTACGAGTCACGCCGGATGGCGATCCCCGAAGCCCGCTTCCTCGGCCTGCGAAGCGTGGATTACGACCGCTGCAAGCTGAGCCCGAGCGTGCAGATCCGGCTCAACGATCAGGACATCAAACGGGCAAAGCAAATCGCGCAATATCCGTGGTTTGCAAAGAAGGCTCCGTGGCAGAAAGAAATCGATCAGATGCTGAAAAACGGTTTCAAACTGGAAGTCGAAGCGCTCATCAGCAAAGATATCAGCTATGTCACCGAACAGTACGTTCCGTCGCGCTTGAAGGAAGGCCACTTTCTCGACTGA
- a CDS encoding peroxiredoxin, whose translation MSAFVSAPAPDFSGDAYVNGEFKKISLSDYKGKKLVLFFYPLDFTFVCPTEIQAFTDQLDDFKKRNTEVVGVSVDSKFTHSAWAHLDRKEGGIKGVNFPLLSDLSKKVAADYGVLLPDGIALRGLFIINKDGILKHSTINHLDLGRNVEEVLRVVDAIDFSEQHGEVCPANWKKGEKAMKPTAESLKQYMSK comes from the coding sequence ATGTCCGCTTTCGTTAGTGCGCCTGCGCCTGATTTTTCGGGCGATGCTTATGTAAACGGCGAGTTCAAGAAAATTTCGCTGTCGGATTACAAAGGCAAAAAACTCGTTCTGTTCTTCTATCCTCTTGATTTCACATTCGTGTGCCCGACCGAGATCCAGGCCTTCACAGACCAGCTCGACGATTTCAAAAAGCGCAACACCGAAGTGGTTGGCGTGTCGGTCGACTCGAAATTCACGCATTCCGCCTGGGCGCATCTGGACCGCAAGGAAGGCGGAATCAAGGGCGTCAACTTCCCGCTCCTTTCGGATCTCAGCAAGAAAGTCGCAGCCGATTACGGCGTTCTGCTGCCCGACGGCATTGCGCTGCGCGGCCTGTTCATTATTAATAAGGACGGGATTCTGAAGCACTCGACGATCAACCACCTGGATCTTGGCAGAAATGTCGAGGAGGTCCTGCGCGTCGTCGACGCCATCGATTTCAGCGAACAACACGGCGAAGTGTGTCCGGCAAACTGGAAAAAAGGCGAGAAGGCGATGAAGCCGACAGCCGAATCGCTCAAGCAGTACATGTCGAAATAA